CCTTCCAGCGCGCCGAAGGCCGGAACGTAGTCCGGGTGCTCCCGCTCCTCGCGGGGGACGCCCGCCGCGGCGAGCTCCTCGCCGGTGAAGAAGGTGATCGACTCCACCCCTTCCCGCAGGTTGCGCCAGAACGCCTCCACGCCGTCCGCGCCGGGAAAGCGGCCCGACATCCCGATCACCGCCACGTCGGGCATCGCCTGTGCTTCCGTCTCGTCTTCGACCTCTACGCTCATGCTTCCGCTCTCTCTATCGTCATCGTCCGCCGGTGCGGCGTTCTCGTGTGGTCAAATCCCACGTGCTGATACCAAATCCGGCAAAACCAGGGTGTCATCCTTCGGGCCGGTCTCACTGACTCGTGCGAACGCCACTGGCTGCAGGCCCGAAGGATCTAGCCGCGGCTGCCACGAGGTCGGGCGCGGTAGCGGTACCGATGCCGCCTCGCGTATGAGGCGCAGCCGCGACTACGTGCGGCTTCCGCAAAGGTCTCCTGCGTCCAAGGTTAGATCCTTCGGCACTGCGGACGATGGTGGCACGACAGGGTCCGTGCGACCGTGCCTCAGGATGACACAGTGGATTGCTGGATTCGGTATGATATGGACGACTCAACCTCGTACTCAGGATTTTGCGCTTGGCACTTGGCACTTGGCACTTCTTTTCAGCGCTTCCGGACCATCGCCTGTCGCCGGGCGCTCCCCCGGTCCCGCCCGGCTCCCTCGGGCTCCCGCGCCGGCTCGCCCCGCGCCGTCTTCCCCTGCTCCTCGATGTGCGCGGACAGCGCGGCGACGGTGGGGAACTGGAAGAGGTCCACCAGGGTGACGTCGATCTCCAGCGCGGCGCGCAGGCGCTCGTGGAGGCGCACCAGCAGCAGCGAGTGGCCGCCGAGCTCGAAGAAGTTGTCGTCGACGCCCACGGCGCCGCGGCCCAGCACCTCGCGCCAGACCCCGGCGATGCGCGCCTCCAGCTCGCCGCGCGGCGCCACGAATGCCTCGCCCGCGTCCGTGTCGGGGAGCGGGAGCGCGGCGTGGTCCACCTTGCCGTTGGGGGTACGCGGGAAGTCGTCCATCATTACCACCGCCGAAGGGACCATGTACTCGGGGAGCCGCCGCTTCAGCTCCGCGCGCAGCGCCGCCGGGGACGGCGGGTCGATCCCGGGCTCCGCGACGGCCCAAGCCACCAGCCGGCGGTCGCCCGCGTGCTCGCGCACCAGCGCCAGCGCGTCGCGCACGCCGGGAAGCGCGGCCAGCACCGCCGCCACCTCGCCCGGCTCGATGCGGAAGCCGCGCAGCTTCACCTGCCCGTCCGTCCTCCCCAGGAACTCCAGCTCGCCGTTTGCCCGCCAGCGCACCCGGTCGCCGGTGCGGTAGAGGCGCGCCCCGGGCTCGCCCGAGAGGGGGTCGGGGACGAAGCGCTCGGCGGTGAGCGCGGGGCGGCCGTGGTAGCCGCGCGCCACGCCGGGGCCGCCCACGTGCAGCTCGCCGGGGATGCCCACCGGGACGGGGTCGCCGCCCGCGTCCAGCACGTAGACGCGCACGTTGTCGAACGGCCGGCCGATGGCGGGCGGGCGGCCGTCGGGCACGCACACCGCGGCGGCCGCGCCCACGGTGACCTCGGTGGGCCCGTAGCCGTTGACGAAACGCCGCCCCGGCGCCCAGCGCTCCACCACCGCCGCGCTCACCGCCTCGCCCGCCGACACCAGCCCGCGCAGGTCCGGCAGGTCGTCGGGCGAGAGGACGGCCAGCACGGAGGGGGGAAGGGTGACGTGGGTGACGCGCTCGCGCCGGAGCGTGTCCAGCAGCGCCGGCCCCGGGACCAGCGCCTCCCGCGGCGCCACCACCACCGTGGCTCCCGCCAGGAAGGTGGTGAAGAGCTCCGAGACCGAGGCGTCGAAGGAGAGCGAGGCGAACTGCAGCACCCGCGCGCCGCGGTCGACCGCGAAGCGGCGCACCTGCGCCAGCGCCAGGTTCGGCACCCCGCGGTGCGTCACCAGCACGCCCTTGGGCAGGCCGGTGGAGCCGGAGGTGTAGATGACGTACGCCAGGTTGTCCGGCCCGGCGACCGGCTCCGGCGGCGTGTCCGGATACCCGGCGAGCAGGTCGGCGTCCCGGTCGAGCAGGACGGTGACCGGCGCCGCCACGGCGGCCGCGTCGCTCCGGCTGACCAGCACCGGCGCGGCGGTGTCGGCGAGCATGAACGACAGCCGCTCGGCCGGGTACGACGGGTCCAGCGGCACGTACGCCCCGCCCGCCTGCAGGATGGCCAGGGCGGTGACGAGCTGGTCGGCCGACCGGTCCAGCGCCACCGCGACGAGCGTCTCCGGGCCGACCCCGGCCGTACGGAGGTGCCGGGCCAGCCGGGCCGAGCGGGCGGCGAAGTCCCGGAACGTCACCTCGACGCCGTCCTCCACCACGGCGACCGCGTCCGGCGTGGCCGCGGCCTGCCGAACGATCAGGTCGGTGACGCCGGTCCATTCGCGCTCGACGTCGAGGGCCCGCCCGGCGACGCCGCCCGGGGCGGTCACCGCGCCGGTCCCCGCAGGCTCGCCGGCACCATGTCCGTCCACACCCGGTCGATGTGGTCGAGGCAGGCCCGCCGGCTGCCGGCGGTGCCCTCGTCGCGCCAGCCGGCGGGCAGTGCCCGGTCCGCCGGCCAGACCGAGTACTGCTCCTCGTCGTTGACGACGACCCGGTGCTCGGTCTCGTCGGCCTGCTCTCCGGACACGGACCCGCCTCCATTCCGATCGGGTGTGCGGTGCGGCGCGGTCAGACCGCCGCGCCGGTCGGCCGGACGACCACGGTGTTGACGTCGACCCCGGCCGGCTGGTCGAGCGCCCAGACGATCGAGTCGGCGACCTGGTCGGCGGTGAGGATGCCGCCCTCGGGCGCGCCGCCGGCCGTCTCCCAGAAATTGGTGTCCACCCGGCCGGGCGCGACCAGGGTCACGCCGACGCCGTCCGGCGCCACCATCAGCCGGGTGTTCTCGGCCATCGCGGCGACGGCGAACTTGGTGGCGCCGTAGATGTTGCCGGCCAGGTAGACGTAGCCGGCGACGCTGCCGATCAGCACGATCCGCCCGCGGGTCGCCTTGAGCGCCGGCAGCGCGGTGTTGATCAGCAGGGCGGGCCCGAGCACGTTGGTCAGGACCATGTCCCGCCAGCCGGCCGGGTCGCCGTCGTCCAGGGCGTCGTGGGTGGCGTACCCGGCGCAGGCGACCACGGCGTCCAGCCGGCCGAACTCCTTGACCGTCGACTCGACGGCGGACCGGACCGCGTCCAGGTCGGCGGCGTCGCCGGCGATCGTCAGCAGGGCGTCCGGGTGGCCGGCCCGCTCGGCGAACCGGCGGAGCTTGTCCGGGTCGCGTCCGGTGACGGTCACCCGGTGGTCCCGGTCCAGCAGCCGCTGCGCGACCGCGGCGCCGATCCCGCTCGATCCGCCGGTGACGAGGGTTACCGCAGCTGTGTCCATGCGTACTCCCGAGACGTATTGACGATGCGACGATCCATCCGACCACGCGTCGTGCTCACCGCGGCAGCCGGCCGTCGATCCGGACCGGGAGGCCCTGCAGGCCCCGGCTGGTGGAGCTGTCGATCACCCAGCGCAGCTCGTCCGCCGGCACGGCCAGCTCCAGCCCCGGCAGCCGCCGCAGCAGGGTGGTGAACGCGATCTGCCCCTCGATGCGGGCCAGCGGCGCCCCGAGGCAGAAGTGCGCGCCGTGCCCGAAGCCCAGGTGCCGGTTCGGGGTGCGGGCGATGTCCAGCCGGTGCGGGTCGGGGAACGCGTCCGGGTCGCGGTCGGCCGCGCACATCGACAGGTGCACGAAGCTCGCCTTGGGGATGTCGACGCCACCGAGCTGCATGTCCTCGACCGCCACCCGCATCGTCCCGCGCTCGACCGGGCCCTCGAAACGCAGGAACTCCTCGATCGCCGGTACGACCAGCTCGGGGTCGGCCCGCAGCCGGGCCAGCTGGTCGGGGTTGCGCAGCAGCGCCTGGCTGCCGTTGCCGACCAGGTTGGCCGTGGTCTTGTGCCCGGCGATGACCAGCAGGGTCAGCGTCGAGACCAGCTCGGTCTCGGTGAAGGTGCCCTCCTCGTCCGCGGCCCGGACGAGCTCGCTGATCAGGTCCTCGCCCGGATGCTCGCGCCGGTGGGCCAGGACCTTCGCGAAGTACTGCTCGACCTCCGCGTTGGCGGCGCGCCGCCGGACCGCCCACTCCCCGGTCTCGCTCGGGTCCCGGCTCAGCACCTCGCCCCAGGACTGGAAGCGGGGCCGATCCTCCGGCGGCACCGCGAGGAACTCGCAGATGACCCGCAGCGGCAGCGGGAACGCGAACCCGGCCATCAGGTCGGCCTCGCCGGAGTCCGGCAGCGCGTCGATCAGGTCGTCGGTGATCTCCTGGATCCGCGGTCGCAGCGGCTCCATCCGGCGCGGCAGGAACGCCCGGCTGACCAGGTTCCGCAGCCGGGTGTGCTCCGGCGCGTCGGCGAGCAGCATGTTGTTCCCGATGACCGGGCTGTTCTCCATCGTCTGCTCGCGGAACCAGGCCGGCGCGTTGTCCAGCCGTTTGGACAGCCGCCGGTCGCCGAACGCCTTGAGCGTCGTCTCGTAGTCGACGACGACGTACGCGTCCGAGCCCGGCGGGTAGTCGACGCGGTGCACCGGGCCGTCGGCGCGGACCCGGTCGTTGCCCGGGTGCGGGTTCGCGGGCGGGGCGCTCACGAACTCGGGGGGAAGGGGTTCTGACATCGGCTCACCTCGTGCTCATCCGGCGGGGTCGGTCGAGGGTCGGGTGTCGGGCGCGAATCGGGCGGCCGCCTCCTCGGGCGTGGGGAGCGTGCGGATGACCCGGGTCCGGGTCGGGAGCGCGGCCAGCGTCGCGACGGCGCCCATCGCGGCGTACACCCAGGTCGGGCCGGCGTGGTCGAAGACGACCCCGATGCCGATGATCCCGACGGGCTGGGCCAGGTACGACAGGAAGGTCACCGCGCCCAGCACCCGGCCCTGCAGCTCGTCCGGGACCAGCGTGGCGACGTAGCTGAAGAACAGCGCGTTGCAGATCGGGCCGCGGGCGAAGACGACGGCCAGGATCACGCCCAGCGGCAGCACCCCGGGGACGACGGCGAGCGCCACCGCGGCGGCCGGGCCCAGCCAGGCCGCGATCATGAAGATCGTCGACGGCCGCAGCCGGGCCAGCACCGGGCGGGCGATCAGCGCCCCGGTCAGCCCGCCGGCGCCGGCGACCGCGAGGGTCAGGCCGACCAGCGCGTCGGAGGCACCGCGCTGGTGGGCGGTGGCGATGACCGCGAGGAAGGCGCCGGTGTGGTTGAAGGCCATGTTGGAGCCGACGACCCAGATCATCCAGTAGAGCAGGATCGGCTGGCCGAGCAGGAACGTGAAGCCCTCGCTGGTCCGGCGCCGCTCGGTGCCCGCGGCGGCGGTCTGCGGCGCCTGCAGCGGCCGCCGGATCAGCAGCAGCGACACCGCCGAGAGGAGGAAGGTCGCGGCGGTGGCCAGGAACGGCACCGCCCGGCCGATCCCGAACAGCGTGCCCCCGATCGGCGACCCGAGGGTGGTCGCCGCGAACGGCCTGATCTGGTTCTGCGCGGTCGCCTGGGTCACCTGCGAGAGCGGGACCAGCTGCTTGATCGCGGCCAGCGCGGGCGGGCTGGCCAGCCCCAGGCAGGCGGACGAGCCGATCGCGGTGATGAAGATGACCGGCAGGGTCGCGTCGCCGGCCAGGACCAGGAGGCCGAGCAGGGTGAACAACGCCAGCCGGATGCCGTCGCAGAGCAGCAGCAACAACCGCCGGTCCATCCGGTCGGCCAACGTGCCGCCGGGGATCGAGAGCAGGCCGACCGTGACCAGCTGCACGGACCCGATGAGCCCGGCGTCGGTCACCGACCCGGTGATCGCCAGGATCAGCAGCGGGTACGCGACCTCGGCCGCCTCCTTGCCCACGGTGCCGAGGAACTGGCTGATCCAGAGCGCCTGGAAGTCCCGGTTCCGCAGCAGCGACACGGTCGCCGGAGCCGCCGGCCGGCCCGTCACGGCGACCCCACCAGGTCCAGCCGTTCGGCGATCAGCGCCAGCAGCGGGTCGGGCCCGTCGAGCAGGTACATGTGCCCGCCGTCGAGCTCGGCCGTCCCGAACCCGGCCGACGTCGCCCGCCGCCAGCCGCCGGCGTCCGCCGCGCTCACCAGGTCGTCGTCCCGGCCCCGGACGGCCGTGATCGGGACGGGCAGGAGCGGCCGGTCGGAGCCAGCCCGGTAGTCCTCGTGCATGCGGATGTCCGAGCGCAGCAGCGGCAGCACCAGCTCGCGGATCTCCGGGTCCGCGAGCGCGGGATGGGAGTGCCCCGTGATGGTCTGCACGCCGGTCATGAAGTCGTCGTCGCCGAGGCCGGTGAGCCGGTGGGTCCGCCCGTGCCAGGGATCCGGGGAGCCGCTGGCGAACAGGGCCACGACCTCGGCGCCGCCGTCGGTCAGCCGGTGCGCCAGCTCGTACGCGAGCACCGCGCCGAGGCTGTGCCCGAACAGCGCGATCCGGGCGCCTCCCCGGATCTGCCCGTACGCGTCCGCGACGGCCGTGGCGACGTCGGCCGGCGGCGGTTCGTCGAAGCGCTCCTCCCGGCCGGCCAGCTGCACCGGCAGGACCTCCAGGCCGGCCGGCGCGCGCAGCTTCCAGCCCCGGAAGAACGACCCGCCGGAGCCGGCGAAGGGCAGGCAGACCAGCACGGTGCCGGCCGGGGTCGGGTCAGCCACGGCCGGCCCCCGACCCGCCCGCCAGCACCCGGCGGACCTGCTCGGCCAGACCCCGTACGTGTGGCTCGGTCAGCATCGACCAGTGATCTCCCGCGACGGGACACACCTCCACCCGCTCGTAGCTCCCGGCGAGGTCGCGCTGCAGCCGCTGGGCCCAGCGCTCGTCGACGTCGGCCGGGAAGACGTACGCCGGACCCGGCATCGGACCGGGCCGGTACCGCATCGCGGCGCCGACGTTGGCGATGAACAGCCGGCGCAGGCCCGGGGCCTGGCCGACCAGCTCGCCGACCGGACCGCGGCCGAGCGCGGCGTCCACCTGCAGCCGGATGTTGCGGCGCAGCGGGGTCGGGTGCAGCCCGATCGGCCGCCGGCCGGGCGTGATGCCGCCGTCCAGGCAGATCAGCGCCTCGACCCGATGGCCGCGGCGGGTGAGCTCGCAGGCCATCTCGTGCGCGACCACCGCCCCGAACGACCAGCCCCCGACCGTGTAGGGACCGGCCGGCTGGACCCGGACCAGGGCGTCCACGTGCTGGGCCGCGATCTGCTCGATCCGGGCCGCCCGCGCCGTCCCGGGTGTGGCCACCGGCTGCAGGCCGTACACGGGCCGGTCGACGCCCAGCAGCCCGGCCAGGACCTGGTACGTCATCGCCGTGCCCAGCGCATCCGCGGCGAGGAACAGCGGCGTCCCCCGGCCGTCGCCGGGGCTCAGGACCTCGACCCCGGGCACCGGGCCGGAGGCCGCCGACGCCGCCATCTCCAGCAGGTGGCCGAACGTGGCGTCGCGGGTGAAGTCCGCGACC
The DNA window shown above is from Mycobacteriales bacterium and carries:
- a CDS encoding beta-ketoacyl synthase N-terminal-like domain-containing protein, which codes for MPDVAVIGMSGRFPGADGVEAFWRNLREGVESITFFTGEELAAAGVPREEREHPDYVPAFGALEG
- a CDS encoding non-ribosomal peptide synthetase, which gives rise to MTAPGGVAGRALDVEREWTGVTDLIVRQAAATPDAVAVVEDGVEVTFRDFAARSARLARHLRTAGVGPETLVAVALDRSADQLVTALAILQAGGAYVPLDPSYPAERLSFMLADTAAPVLVSRSDAAAVAAPVTVLLDRDADLLAGYPDTPPEPVAGPDNLAYVIYTSGSTGLPKGVLVTHRGVPNLALAQVRRFAVDRGARVLQFASLSFDASVSELFTTFLAGATVVVAPREALVPGPALLDTLRRERVTHVTLPPSVLAVLSPDDLPDLRGLVSAGEAVSAAVVERWAPGRRFVNGYGPTEVTVGAAAAVCVPDGRPPAIGRPFDNVRVYVLDAGGDPVPVGIPGELHVGGPGVARGYHGRPALTAERFVPDPLSGEPGARLYRTGDRVRWRANGELEFLGRTDGQVKLRGFRIEPGEVAAVLAALPGVRDALALVREHAGDRRLVAWAVAEPGIDPPSPAALRAELKRRLPEYMVPSAVVMMDDFPRTPNGKVDHAALPLPDTDAGEAFVAPRGELEARIAGVWREVLGRGAVGVDDNFFELGGHSLLLVRLHERLRAALEIDVTLVDLFQFPTVAALSAHIEEQGKTARGEPAREPEGAGRDRGSARRQAMVRKR
- a CDS encoding MbtH family protein, whose translation is MSGEQADETEHRVVVNDEEQYSVWPADRALPAGWRDEGTAGSRRACLDHIDRVWTDMVPASLRGPAR
- a CDS encoding SDR family NAD(P)-dependent oxidoreductase; amino-acid sequence: MDTAAVTLVTGGSSGIGAAVAQRLLDRDHRVTVTGRDPDKLRRFAERAGHPDALLTIAGDAADLDAVRSAVESTVKEFGRLDAVVACAGYATHDALDDGDPAGWRDMVLTNVLGPALLINTALPALKATRGRIVLIGSVAGYVYLAGNIYGATKFAVAAMAENTRLMVAPDGVGVTLVAPGRVDTNFWETAGGAPEGGILTADQVADSIVWALDQPAGVDVNTVVVRPTGAAV
- a CDS encoding cytochrome P450, with the translated sequence MSEPLPPEFVSAPPANPHPGNDRVRADGPVHRVDYPPGSDAYVVVDYETTLKAFGDRRLSKRLDNAPAWFREQTMENSPVIGNNMLLADAPEHTRLRNLVSRAFLPRRMEPLRPRIQEITDDLIDALPDSGEADLMAGFAFPLPLRVICEFLAVPPEDRPRFQSWGEVLSRDPSETGEWAVRRRAANAEVEQYFAKVLAHRREHPGEDLISELVRAADEEGTFTETELVSTLTLLVIAGHKTTANLVGNGSQALLRNPDQLARLRADPELVVPAIEEFLRFEGPVERGTMRVAVEDMQLGGVDIPKASFVHLSMCAADRDPDAFPDPHRLDIARTPNRHLGFGHGAHFCLGAPLARIEGQIAFTTLLRRLPGLELAVPADELRWVIDSSTSRGLQGLPVRIDGRLPR
- a CDS encoding MFS transporter — encoded protein: MTGRPAAPATVSLLRNRDFQALWISQFLGTVGKEAAEVAYPLLILAITGSVTDAGLIGSVQLVTVGLLSIPGGTLADRMDRRLLLLLCDGIRLALFTLLGLLVLAGDATLPVIFITAIGSSACLGLASPPALAAIKQLVPLSQVTQATAQNQIRPFAATTLGSPIGGTLFGIGRAVPFLATAATFLLSAVSLLLIRRPLQAPQTAAAGTERRRTSEGFTFLLGQPILLYWMIWVVGSNMAFNHTGAFLAVIATAHQRGASDALVGLTLAVAGAGGLTGALIARPVLARLRPSTIFMIAAWLGPAAAVALAVVPGVLPLGVILAVVFARGPICNALFFSYVATLVPDELQGRVLGAVTFLSYLAQPVGIIGIGVVFDHAGPTWVYAAMGAVATLAALPTRTRVIRTLPTPEEAAARFAPDTRPSTDPAG
- a CDS encoding alpha/beta fold hydrolase; the encoded protein is MADPTPAGTVLVCLPFAGSGGSFFRGWKLRAPAGLEVLPVQLAGREERFDEPPPADVATAVADAYGQIRGGARIALFGHSLGAVLAYELAHRLTDGGAEVVALFASGSPDPWHGRTHRLTGLGDDDFMTGVQTITGHSHPALADPEIRELVLPLLRSDIRMHEDYRAGSDRPLLPVPITAVRGRDDDLVSAADAGGWRRATSAGFGTAELDGGHMYLLDGPDPLLALIAERLDLVGSP